The following coding sequences lie in one Kryptolebias marmoratus isolate JLee-2015 linkage group LG5, ASM164957v2, whole genome shotgun sequence genomic window:
- the recql4 gene encoding ATP-dependent DNA helicase Q4 encodes MDRYNEVKTLLKGWEQGFVRQHQRKPNKEDIDRAPEETRNLYKEYKSLKQAKENSSTDASSNQTKNTTQLSSTYKESDCWGAHLNRKAMPVSAPKLTSQDRDNLMASSQYYGLKLKSNLVALSKERLASLKKPHRTGRVPLNSLTDCQTPSSPSSSTETEKTPAVDRDLGLFSPRGMKPCQGLLPSKLLRSGEPEEKFKPFEPVPDAVSSCSNTNSDGDSKDISSKLKPTSTTSPPTTSSALLLSLSPQHKFESTEKLIKSAGDREDGSHMLESPHRSPDPGPSASFSGGLVKRPSLANRLSFVDRKWLERCQVFGEMEAEERPGGGNQEIKMETREKKEQETEAGRAGKDEKDEDGERRELKDFETEERFANDVPKSARQHTGKSKGEGERKGKRNKDEEMERGEAELAAPGGDGESRPKSQSAKKRSRKRQREGDNTEGSSPVEEGVKKKRRNRKMKEENSVNSNDGGGQKKRRAKRKEKDHEEEDEEKETKVPTKVPQENLFGEMEDEFRTNRTCQTQPVRARVKGAEGNFVKINLKKKSHVKGYALRGMALRKQLYMQKFQLKGERFGGGGGHFGRGRRGGFRGGLSRQGDTCFKCGGTGHWAMDCRGPAPPPPVSEEQSAEEEPFELPTLEDVARATGTLRPHPLVASPCVGNERQEKEENSSCEDDVLLNLIRPDYERPAPPPPVQPLYHLTEDGRVQETPDEVCSALRALGYQSFRPGQEKAIMRILSGLSTLVVLSTGMGKSLCYQLPAYLYAQRSKCITLVISPLVSLMDDQLSGIPTKLKAACIHSNMTMKQREAVIEKVKSGQVCVLLLSPEALVGGGGSGAGCLPSAQELPPVAFACIDEAHCVSEWSHNFRPCYLRLCKVLRERLGVRCLLGLTATATLSTALDIAHHLDISDQDGIAVRSAAVPPNLNLSVSTHKEKDQALVSLLKGDRFGCLDSVIVYCTRREETVRVAALLRTCLQGVLLKENTQTSSESKTQNNSVDQRKKELARKKIRKPLKWQAEAYHAGLSGAERRRVQNNFMCGELRIVVATVAFGMGLDKSDVRGIIHYNMPKSFESYVQEIGRAGRDGEPAHCHLFLDPEGGDLHELRRHIYADTVDYYTVKKLVQRVFPACKCKKIHQKQQELWEDMEDSELLEVMDVCDQERHVHQPAQQDTGQTENKESTVLQMLDQNSGERVLREVIDEEKEKKEEDESKTAAAGKEEEADWPKERVCHTHEQAIPIQETVEALDITEEGVETLLCYLELHPQRFVELLHPTLSVCTVKCYEGPRQLQKITKICPPVAVALVWRRMAGERVLSSNQLEFDVVKVADTMGWQLPVVKRGLRQLQWSTDRGGGRSGIHVEFSSPSFHFRSYGDLSDEEMDRVCQFLHDRVQEQERTQLFQLTACFKAFKSVAFKSVTSCVDDLDESRSLQLKNLLSEYFDQRRDRDHTLEPLDLEELNKYKLLDWEDQIRADIRSFLSCRSDERFSGRAVARVFHGIGSPCYPAQIYGKDRRFWRKYIQFDFNQLIRIATQEILHFK; translated from the exons ATGGATCGCTACAACGAGGTTAAGACTCTGCTGAAAGGTTGGGAGCAGGGGTTTGTCAGACAGCACCAGAGGAAACCCAACAAg GAGGACATTGATCGAGCTCCAGAGGAGACGAGAA atCTGTATAAGGAGTACAAGAGCTTAAAACAAGCGAAAGAGAACAGCAGCACTGATGCATCCAGcaatcaaactaaaaacacaactcaGCTCAGCTCAACTTATAAG GAGTCGGATTGTTGGGGCGCCCATTTGAATCGTAAAGCGATGCCGGTGTCCGCTCCAAAGCTGACTTCCCAGGACCGAGACAATCTGATGGCTTCTTCTCAATATTATGGGCTAAAACTTAAAAGCAACCTTGTTGCACTCAGTAAG GAGAGGCTGGCTTCACTGAAGAAACCACACCGAACGGGTCGAGTTCCTCTCAATTCTTTGACAGATTGTCAGACACCAAGCAGCCCGAGTTCATCCACTGAGACAGAAAAGACCCCAGCTGTTGATCGAGACCTCGGCCTCTTCTCTCCAAG agGAATGAAGCCATGCCAGGGTTTACTGCCTTCCAAATTGCTCCGTTCAGGAGAGCCTGAGGAGaaatttaaaccatttgaaCCTGTACCTGATGCTGTCAGTAGCTGCAGCAACACTAATTCTGACGGTGATAGTAAAGACATTAGCTCCAAGTTAAAACCCACCTCTACAACATCTCCTCCAACCACATCCTCTGCCctcttgttgtctttgtctCCCCAACATAAGTTTGAAAGCACAGAGAAGTTAATTAAAAGCGCAGGAGACAGAGAAGATGGTTCTCACATGTTGGAAAGTCCACACAGGAGTCCTGACCCTGGTCCTTCAGCTAGTTTCAGCGGGGGGTTGGTTAAACGTCCCTCTCTCGCTAACAGGCTGAGCTTCGTTGACAGGAAGTGGCTGGAAAGATGTCAGGTGTTCGGAGAGATGGAAGCTGAGGAGAGGCCCGGAGGAGGcaaccaggaaataaaaatggagacaagagagaaaaaagagcaAGAAACAGAAGCTGGACGGGCGGGAAAAGACGAGAAAGATGAAGACGGAGAAAGAAGAGAGTTAAAAGACTTTGAAACAGAGGAAAGGTTTGCTAATGATGTTCCTAAATCTGCACGACAACATACTGGAAAAAGCAAAggagagggagaaagaaaagggaaacgGAACAAAGATGAGGAGATGGAAAGAGGAGAGGCAGAGCTTGCTGCACCAGGAGGCGACGGTGAGAGTCGTCCCAAATCCCAAAGTGCAAAGAAAAGATCCaggaagaggcagagagaggggGACAACACGGAGGGTAGCAGTCCAGTCGAGGAAGGagtgaaaaagaagagaaggaaTCGTAAAATGAAAGAGGAGAACTCTGTAAACTCAAATGATGGAGGAGGACAGAAGAAAAGGAGAGccaagagaaaagaaaaagatcatgaagaggaggatgaggagaaagAAACCAAGGTTCCAACAAAG GTTCCCCAGGAGaatctgtttggagaaatggaggacgagttcagaacaaacagaacgtGTCAAACACAACCTGTCAGAGCCAG AGTAAAAGGTGCAGAGGGTAACTTTGTGAAGataaacctgaaaaagaaaTCTCATGTCAAAGGATACGCGCTAAGAGGGATGGCTTTAAGGAAACAG CTGTACATGCAGAAGTTCCAGCTGAAAGGCGAGCGTtttggtggaggtggtggaCATTTTGGCAGAGGACGAAGGGGGGGCTTCAGAGGGGGGCTCAGTCGGCAGGGcgacacctgctttaaatgtggAGGGACGGGACACTGGGCTATGGACTGCAGGGGACCAG CCCCTCCGCCTCCTGTTTCTGAGGAGCAGTCTGCAGAAGAAGAGCCATTCGAACTGCCCACCCTGGAGGATGTTGCCAGGGCAACGGGAACGCTGCGACCGCACCCACTgg TGGCATCCCCCTGTGTCGGTAACGAGCGACAGGAAAAGGAAGAGAACAGCAGCTGTGAAGATGACGTGTTGCTGAACCTGATTCGTCCCGACTACGAGCGGcctgctcctccacctcccGTACAACCACTTTATCATCTTACAGAAGATGGGAGAGTTCAGG AAACACCTGATGAGGTCTGCTCAGCTTTAAGAGCCCTTGGATATCAGTCGTTCAGACCGGGACAGGAGAAGGCCATCATGAGGATCCTGTCAG GCCTCTCCACCCTGGTGGTGTTATCTACTGGAATGGGTAAATCGTTGTGCTATCAGCTGCCAGCTTACCTTTACGCTCAGCGATCAAAATGCATCACTTTGGTCATTTCACCTCTAGTTTCTCTAATGGACGACCAG CTGTCAGGTATTCCCACCAAGCTAAAAGCTGCCTGCATCCACTCAAACATGACGATGAAACAGAGAGAAGCCGTGATAGAAAAG GTGAAGTCCggccaggtgtgtgtgttgctcCTCTCTCCAGAGGCTTTGGTTGGTGGAGGAGGTTCAGGCGCAGGATGTCTGCCCTCGGCTCAGGAGCTCCCTCCGGTGGCCTTCGCTTGTATAGATGAGGCTCATTGCGTTTCAGAGTGGTCACACAACTTCAGACCCTGCTACCTAAGGCTTTGTAAG gtCCTGCGGGAGCGCCTGGGGGTGCGGTGCTTGCTGGGACTCACAGCTACAGCCACTCTGTCTACTGCTCTGGACATCGCTCATCATTTGGACATCAGTGATCAGGACGGCATCGCTGTGAGATCTGCAGCTGTGCCTCCGAACCTGAATCTGTCTGTGTCCACGCATAAGGAAAAGGATCAG gCTCTAGTTTCCTTGCTGAAAGGGGATCGTTTTGGTTGTTTGGACTCTGTCATTGTTTACTGCACCAGACGAGAGGAGACTGTTCGTGTGGCTGCACTGCTCAGGACCTGCCTGCAGGGGGTGCTGCTGAAAGAAAACACCCAAACAAGCAGCGAAAGCAAAACGCAGAACAACTCAGttgaccaaagaaaaaaagaactgg cACGGAAGAAGATTCGTAAACCCCTGAAATGGCAGGCGGAGGCGTACCACGCTGGCCTGTCGGGGGCCGAGCGTCGCCGCGTCCAAAACAACTTCATGTGCGGGGAGCTCAGAATCGTCGTGGCCACCGTGGCGTTTGGTATGGGCCTGGATAAGTCCGACGTCCGAGGTATCATCCACTACAACATGCCAAAG agctttGAGAGTTATGTTCAGGAAATTGGGAGAGCAGGGAGAGATGGAGAACCGGCTCATTGCCACCTCTTCCTGGACCCTGAG GGTGGTGACCTCCACGAGCTCCGTCGCCACATCTATGCAGACACCGTCGACTACTATACAGTCAAAAAACTGGTCCAGAGAGTTTTTCCTGCatgcaaatgtaaaaagatccaccaaaaacaacaagaactcTGGGAG GACATGGAAGACTCTGAGCTGCTGGAGGTGATGGATGTGTGTGACCAGGAGAGACACGTCCACCAGCCCGCTCAGCAAGACACCGGACAAACAGAGAATAAGGAATCGACTGTTTTACAG ATGCTGGATCAAAACTCAGGCGAGCGAGTCCTCCGTGAGGTTATTgatgaagaaaaggaaaagaaagaggaggatgAGTCGAAAACAGCTGCGGCGGGTAAAGAGGAGGAAGCTGATTGGCCGAAAGAGCGAGTGTGTCACACTCATGAACAAGCGATTCCCATCCAGGAGACTGTCGAGGCTCTGGACATCACAGAGGAAG gtgtggaAACGCTGCTCTGCTATCTGGAGCTGCATCCACAGCGGTTTGTTGAGCTTCTTCACCCCACGCTGTCTGTGTGTACGGTCAAATGCTACGAAGGAcccagacagctgcagaaaatcACTAAAAT CTGCCCTCCGGTCGCTGTGGCGTTGGTCTGGAGGAGGATGGCCGGTGAGCGAGTGTTGAGTTCTAATCAGCTGGAGTTTGACGTTGTCAAGGTAGCGGACACGATGGGATGGCAGCTTCCTGTTGTAAAGAGAGgactcagacagctgcagtggAGCACCGACAGAG GAGGCGGAAGAAGCGGCATCCACGTTGAATTCTCCTCCCCTTCCTTCCACTTCCGTTCCTATGGCGATCTGAGCGACGAGGAGATGGACAGAGTTTGTCAGTTCCTCCACGATCGAGTGCAGGAGCAAGAGAGAACGCAGCTCTTCCAGCTTACGGCGTGTTTCAAGGCCTTTAAGAG TGTTGCCTTCAAAAGTGTGACTTCCTGTGTGGATGATTTGGACGAGAGTCGCAGTTTGCAGCTGAAAAACCTTCTGTCTGAGTACTTCGACCAGAGGAGGGACCGAGATCACACTCTGGAACCTCTGGACCTCGAGGAGCTCAACAAATATAAG CTGTTGGACTGGGAGGATCAGATCAGAGCCGACATCCGAAGTTTTCTCTCCTGCCGAAGTGACGAGAGGTTTTCTGGACGAGCCGTTGCTAGAGTCTTTCACGGGATTg GGAGTCCTTGTTATCCTGCTCAAATCTATGGCAAAGATCGACGTTTTTGGAGGAAATACATCCAGTTTGACTTCAACCAACTCATCAGAATCGCCACCCAGGAGATCCTTCACTTCAAGTGa